In the genome of Vidua macroura isolate BioBank_ID:100142 chromosome 19, ASM2450914v1, whole genome shotgun sequence, one region contains:
- the LOC128816814 gene encoding urotensin-2 receptor-like: protein MEPNGTAAAGDNGTAAAAAAGGGGAPGGGPLLIPSAFGTVLSVMYVAGVAGNVYTLVVMCHSARCAAPMYSSIVSLALADLLYLSTIPFIVCTYLAQDWYFGDLGCRILLSLDLLTMHASIFTLTLMCTERYLAVTRPLDTLKRSRGYRKVTAGAVWSVSLLLTLPMMLMVTLTEGGKAEGKVKRMCAPTWSVDAYRTYLTVLFSTSIMAPGIIIGFLYTRLARTYLESQRNPPHKEKSKRSPRQKVLIMIFSIVLVFWACFLPFWIWQLVRLYSSSLQLTTQTQKCINYLVTCLTYSNSCINPFLYTLLTKNYREYLRNRHRNFYRFTSSFRKRGSNLQCSWGRSMSSSNQYDYSSEALGMATLKDK, encoded by the coding sequence atGGAGCCCAACGggacggcggcggcgggggaCAACgggacggcggcggcggcggcggcgggcggcgggggtGCCCCCGGGGGCGGCCCCCTGCTCATCCCCTCGGCCTTCGGGACGGTGCTGTCGGTGATGTACGTGGCCGGGGTGGCCGGCAATGTCTACACGCTGGTGGTGATGTGCCACTCGGCGCGCTGCGCCGCCCCCATGTACAGCTCCATCGTCAGCCTGGCCCTGGCCGACCTGCTCTACCTCTCCACCATCCCCTTCATCGTCTGCACCTACCTGGCCCAGGACTGGTACTTCGGGGACCTGGGGTGCCGcatcctgctcagcctggacCTGCTCACCATGCACGCCAGCATCTTCACCCTCACCCTCATGTGCACCGAGCGCTACCTGGCCGTCACCCGGCCCCTGGACACCCTGAAGCGGTCGCGGGGCTACCGGAAGGTCACGGCGGGGGCTGTCTGGTCGGTGTCGCTGCTGCTCACGCTGCCCATGATGCTGATGGTCACGCTGACCGAGGGGGGCAAGGCGGAGGGCAAGGTGAAGAGGATGTGTGCGCCCACCTGGAGCGTGGACGCCTACCGGACCTACCTGACCGTGCTCTTCAGCACCAGCATCATGGCCCCGGGCATCATCATCGGCTTCCTCTACACGCGCCTGGCCAGGACCTACCTGGAGTCCCAGAGGAACCCCCCCCACAAGGAGAAGAGCAAGAGGTCCCCTCGGCAGAAGGTGCTCATCATGATTTTCAGCATCGTGCTGGTCTTCTGGGCCTGCTTCCTGCCCTTTTGGATCTGGCAGCTGGTGCGCCTctacagcagctccctgcagctcaccacccaaacccaaaagTGCATTAACTACCTGGTGACCTGCCTGACCTACAGCAACAGCTGCATCAACCCCTTCCTCTACACCCTGCTCACCAAAAACTACCGGGAGTACCTGCGCAACAGGCACCGCAACTTCTACAGGTTCACGTCCTCCTTCCGCAAGAGGGGCTCCAACCTGCAGTGCTCCTGGGGCCGCTCCATGTCCTCCAGCAACCAGTACGACTACAGCTCCGAGGCGCTGGGCATGGCCACGCTGAAGGAcaagtga